One part of the Eulemur rufifrons isolate Redbay chromosome 16, OSU_ERuf_1, whole genome shotgun sequence genome encodes these proteins:
- the PRR5 gene encoding proline-rich protein 5 isoform X1, translating to MRTLRRLKFMSSPSLSDLGKREPAAADERGTQQRRACANATWNSIHNGVIAVFQRKGLPDQELFSLNEGVRQLLKTELGSFFTEYLQNQLLTKGMVILRDKIRFYEGQKLLDSLAETWDFFFSDVLPTLQAIFYPVQGKEPSVRQLALLHFRNAITLSVKLEDALARAHARVPPAIVQMLLVLQGVHESRGVTEDYLRLETLIQKVVSPYLGTYGLYSSEGPFTHSCILEKRFLRRSRSGDVLAKNPVVRSKSYNTPLLNPVAEHEAEGAAAGGTSIRRHSVSEMTSCPETQGFSDTPGQGPAGAFRSSPAPHSGPCPSRLCPPSQPPEQSPGPAHGSPPTSSPENLVDQILESVDSDSEGIFIDFGRGRSSGASDFEGPGSRQSVV from the exons ATGAGGACTCTCCGCAGGTTGAAGTTCATGAGTTCGCCCAGCCTCAGTGACCTGGGCAAGAGAGAGCCGGCCGCCGCGGACGAGCGGGGCACGCAGCAGCGCCGGGCCTGCGCCAACGCCACCTGGAACAG CATCCACAACGGGGTGATCGCCGTCTTCCAGCGCAAGGGGCTGCCCGACCAGGAGCTCTTCAGCCTCAACGAAGGCGTCCG GCAGCTGCTGAAGACGGAGCTGGGGTCCTTCTTCACGGAGTACCTGCAG AACCAGCTGCTGACCAAAGGCATGGTGATCCTCCGAGACAAGATTCGCTTCTACGAGG GACAGAAGCTGCTGGACTCCCTGGCAGAGACCTGGGACTTCTTCTTCAGTGACGTGCTGCCCACGCTGCAGGCCATCTTCTACCCAGTGCAG GGCAAGGAGCCATCGGTGCGCCAGCTGGCCCTGCTGCACTTCCGGAATGCCATCACCCTCAGCGTGAAGCTGGAGGACGCGCTGGCCCGGGCCCATGCCCGCGTGCCCCCTGCCATCGTGCAGATGCTGCTGGTGCTGCAG GGGGTACACGAGTCCAGGGGCGTGACGGAAGACTACCTGCGCCTGGAGACGCTGATCCAGAAAGTGGTGTCGCCGTACCTGGGCACCTACGGCCTCTACTCCAGCGAGGGGCCCTTCACCCACTCCTGCATCCTCG AGAAGCGCTTCCTGCGCCGCTCCCGCTCGGGGGACGTGCTGGCCAAGAACCCGGTGGTGCGCTCCAAGAGCTACAACACGCCGCTGCTGAACCCCGTGGCCGAGCACGAGGCGGAGGGCGCCGCGGCCGGCGGCACGAGCATCCGCAGGCACTCCGTGTCCGAGATGACGTCCTGCCCCGAGACCCAGGGCTTCTCCGACACACCCGGCCAGGGCCCTGCGGGGGCCTTCAGGTCCTCCCCGGCACCCCACTCGGGGCCCTGCCCCAGCAGACTGTGCCCCCCCAGCCAGCCCCCCGAGCAGAGCCCGGGCCCGGCCCACGGCTCTCCGCCCACCTCCAGCCCCGAGAACCTGGTGGACCAGATCCTGGAATCCGTGGACTCGGATTCCGAGGGGATTTTCATTGACTTTGGCCGGGGCCGCAGCTCGGGGGCGTCCGACTTTGAGGGCCCCGGGAGCCGGCAGAGTGTCGTGTGA
- the PRR5 gene encoding proline-rich protein 5 isoform X2 yields MSSPSLSDLGKREPAAADERGTQQRRACANATWNSIHNGVIAVFQRKGLPDQELFSLNEGVRQLLKTELGSFFTEYLQNQLLTKGMVILRDKIRFYEGQKLLDSLAETWDFFFSDVLPTLQAIFYPVQGKEPSVRQLALLHFRNAITLSVKLEDALARAHARVPPAIVQMLLVLQGVHESRGVTEDYLRLETLIQKVVSPYLGTYGLYSSEGPFTHSCILEKRFLRRSRSGDVLAKNPVVRSKSYNTPLLNPVAEHEAEGAAAGGTSIRRHSVSEMTSCPETQGFSDTPGQGPAGAFRSSPAPHSGPCPSRLCPPSQPPEQSPGPAHGSPPTSSPENLVDQILESVDSDSEGIFIDFGRGRSSGASDFEGPGSRQSVV; encoded by the exons ATGAGTTCGCCCAGCCTCAGTGACCTGGGCAAGAGAGAGCCGGCCGCCGCGGACGAGCGGGGCACGCAGCAGCGCCGGGCCTGCGCCAACGCCACCTGGAACAG CATCCACAACGGGGTGATCGCCGTCTTCCAGCGCAAGGGGCTGCCCGACCAGGAGCTCTTCAGCCTCAACGAAGGCGTCCG GCAGCTGCTGAAGACGGAGCTGGGGTCCTTCTTCACGGAGTACCTGCAG AACCAGCTGCTGACCAAAGGCATGGTGATCCTCCGAGACAAGATTCGCTTCTACGAGG GACAGAAGCTGCTGGACTCCCTGGCAGAGACCTGGGACTTCTTCTTCAGTGACGTGCTGCCCACGCTGCAGGCCATCTTCTACCCAGTGCAG GGCAAGGAGCCATCGGTGCGCCAGCTGGCCCTGCTGCACTTCCGGAATGCCATCACCCTCAGCGTGAAGCTGGAGGACGCGCTGGCCCGGGCCCATGCCCGCGTGCCCCCTGCCATCGTGCAGATGCTGCTGGTGCTGCAG GGGGTACACGAGTCCAGGGGCGTGACGGAAGACTACCTGCGCCTGGAGACGCTGATCCAGAAAGTGGTGTCGCCGTACCTGGGCACCTACGGCCTCTACTCCAGCGAGGGGCCCTTCACCCACTCCTGCATCCTCG AGAAGCGCTTCCTGCGCCGCTCCCGCTCGGGGGACGTGCTGGCCAAGAACCCGGTGGTGCGCTCCAAGAGCTACAACACGCCGCTGCTGAACCCCGTGGCCGAGCACGAGGCGGAGGGCGCCGCGGCCGGCGGCACGAGCATCCGCAGGCACTCCGTGTCCGAGATGACGTCCTGCCCCGAGACCCAGGGCTTCTCCGACACACCCGGCCAGGGCCCTGCGGGGGCCTTCAGGTCCTCCCCGGCACCCCACTCGGGGCCCTGCCCCAGCAGACTGTGCCCCCCCAGCCAGCCCCCCGAGCAGAGCCCGGGCCCGGCCCACGGCTCTCCGCCCACCTCCAGCCCCGAGAACCTGGTGGACCAGATCCTGGAATCCGTGGACTCGGATTCCGAGGGGATTTTCATTGACTTTGGCCGGGGCCGCAGCTCGGGGGCGTCCGACTTTGAGGGCCCCGGGAGCCGGCAGAGTGTCGTGTGA